A single region of the Podospora pseudopauciseta strain CBS 411.78 chromosome 1, whole genome shotgun sequence genome encodes:
- a CDS encoding hypothetical protein (COG:S; EggNog:ENOG503NW5Q) — protein MLAWGTCCRYPKFLPFLPPHHPCCVVLKQRCVALGSAILFAYPQLATISGVQGVIVYALSSALPLFAFAWLGPIIRKKCPQGFVLTEWTRQRYGDAAALFLSFMTLVTLFLYMVSELSAVGQVVNMLAGIDGLPVLIVECIITTIYTSLGGFKISFFTDNIQGTMVMALVIIATISIGVETKIDTSLIEESGLLKGNLLGWQLVYILPVALLTNSFFLSHFWLRTFASKTDRDLWTGISLAVVAILVIFVLVGCTGLVAVWAGLVPGDDLENPVDGGIAFFALLQQLPNWVVGIVIVMSVTLSTAAFDSFQTAMVTSASNDLFRNRLNIWWIRAGVVVIMVPVVVIAIRAPSILQIYLITDLVSAATIPVLCLGLSEKFYFWRGFEVVVGGLGGLFTVFLFGLVYYQDAQKGAELLLLQQGLFTGDWGCFGAFVAAPVGGILWGFGALGLRLSIQYFSAKRKEVRFDALDKPFVVDGGQQQLVGDTQHVDSGVLRDEAIADDSSDAPGIAKTKGKFF, from the exons ATGCTTGCGTGGGGAACGTGCTGCCGCTATCCAAAATTTCTacccttccttcctccccatcacccctgCTGCGTTGTGCTAAAACAAAGGTGTGTAGCTCTCGGTTCGGCCATCCTCTTTGCCTACCCTCAACTGGCGACTATTTCCGGCGTCCAAGGTGTTATTGTCTACGCTCTAAGCTCTGCGCTGCCTCTGTTTGCCTTTGCGTGGCTCGGCCCGATCATCAGGAAGAAGTGCCCGCAGGGGTTCGTCTTGACGGAGTGGACGAGGCAGCGGTACGGAGATGCGGCGGCGTTGTTCCTGAGTTTTATGACGCTGGTAACGCTGTTCCTGTACATGGTTTCGGAGTTGAGCGCTGTGGGACAGGTGGTGAATATGCTGGCGGGGATTGATGGGTTGCCGGTCTTGATTGTGGAgtgcatcatcaccaccatctacACCT CGCTGGGCGGCTTCAAGATCTCGTTCTTCACCGACAACATCCAGGGAACCATGGTCATGGCCTTGGTTATTATTGCGACCATCTCCATCGGTGTCGAGACCAAGATTGACACAAGCCTGATTGAAGAGTCTGGGCTGCTCAAGGGCAATCTCTTGGGGTGGCAGCTGGTGTATATCCTGCCTGTCGCTCTGTTGACCAATAGCTTCTTCCTG TCCCACTTCTGGCTCCGCACCTTCGCCTCCAAAACCGACCGTGATCTCTGGACGGGCATCTCCCTTGCCGTCGTCGCTatcctcgtcatcttcgtGCTAGTCGGCTGCACTGGCCTGGTCGCCGTCTGGGCTGGCCTGGTCCCCGGCGATGACCTCGAGAACCCAGTCGACGGTGGCATTGCGTTTTTTGCGCTGCTACAGCAGCTTCCCAACTGGGTAGTGGGGATCGTCATTGTCATGTCTGTCACGCTGAGCACTGCTGCCTTTGACTCTTTCCAGACTGCCATGGTCACGTCGGCGAGCAACGATTTGTTCAGGAACAGGCTGAATATTTGGTGGATCAGGGccggtgtggtggtgatcatGGTGCCGGTCGTGGTTATTGCCATCAGGGCGCCGTCGATTCTGCAGATTTACCTCATCACGGATCTTGTCTCTGCGGCGACAATCCCGGTCTTGTGCCTGGGCTTGTCGGAGAAGTTTTACTTCTGGAGAGGGttcgaggtggttgttggcggACTGGGAGGCTTGTTCACTGTTTTCCTTTTCGGATTGGTGTACTACCAGGACGCGCAGAAGGGTGCCGAactgttgctgttgcagcAGGGTCTGTTTACCGGTGATTGGGGATGCTTTGGGGCTTTTGTTGCTGCCCCTGTTGGAGGTATTCTGTGGGGCTTTGGGGCGCTGGGGCTGAGATTGAGCATCCAGTACTTCAGTGCGAAGAGAAAGGAGGTTAGGTTTGATGCGTTGGACAAGCCGtttgtggtggatggtggccagcagcagcttgttGGCGATACTCAGCATGTTGATAGTGGTGTGTTGAGGGATGAGGCCATTGCTGATGATTCTTCGGATGCGCCAGGCATTGCGAAGACGAAGGGCAAGTTCTTTTAA
- a CDS encoding hypothetical protein (COG:S; EggNog:ENOG503NW5Q), with product MGQPSWEASHALVYVTYGLFLIIGTGVAWTFRNQSKGEFLAGSRTQTAVPLALNFIASGE from the exons atgggACAGCCATCCTGGGAGGCGTCTCACGCCCTTGTCTATGTGACATATGGGCTTTTCCT TATCATCGGCACAGGCGTCGCCTGGACATTCAGAAACCAGTCCAAGGGCGAATTCTTGGCCGGCAGCCGGACGCAAACTG CCGTCCCGCTCGCCTTGAACTTTATCGCTTCTGGTGAGTGA
- a CDS encoding hypothetical protein (COG:A; EggNog:ENOG503NTVJ): MSSPSVTWSEEAVVGVDSSPVASGRSRSASEPSSVAGSDELIFSAASSPAMESLAASLAACKVEANDDAVESGSPIVPSAALKEDDEVLETSTRSAAAEATASTSTTDLRSVSWAVEVAGDSVGSLSASRSVSWAMSVSDSGNSAEIDPQDVYPSTACVFVANLAEPRDDVALEAAVTRAFSRFGTVFVKIRRDHNNLPFAFVQYTTEEEAKDAIERGRGVPIFGRPCRTEMVKSNRSFIIYKRDCSEILIDEARKIMETFGTVSSIEVVDDDTCERMDLPSSVLVEYSSFNSKKTFSMAVALFPDYYIDMFDVRKRAAKSNIDRDTEFLRQYDLDRRSIYVGGLPLDATEEEMFEIFSDVGEVIKVNMVQRHNQEGALARQFCFVEFDKMETPTYAINNRDGMVLRGQHLTVQRKQSKVAKTRLATRYIGKNELTEVNKTQPHHDDQVAIRRGNFTGQIYNGPNSTANALARYNNNGPYGYDQGHQGHQGYQGHQGYQGHQMPIHHHEPQHYQRYAGPAMPPMPYIPGDGAAVGMSGMPVHPATVSPSFAQSFPVHPPGHTPPGMMSAWPVITNNTPTRHHQAYNPNPAFTPTQRRAPDRSCAQPRRNHTRYFYQPADADIVEE, from the exons ATGTCGTCGCCCTCGGTGACCTGGTCTGAGGAAGCTGTCGTTGGCGTCGACAGCAGCCCTGTCGCCTCAGGCCGTTCCCGCTCGGCCAGCGAGCCCTCGTCCGTTGCCGGCTCCGATGAGCTGA TTTtttccgccgcctcctctcccgccatGGAGTCGCTCGCTGCCTCCCT TGCTGCTTGCAAGGTCGAGGCCAACGATGATGCCGTTGAGTCGGGCTCTCCCATTGT TCCGTCCGCCGCCTtgaaggaggatgacgaggttCTTGAGACCTCCACCAGGTCTGCTGCCGCGGAGGCCACTGCCTCGACCTCTACCACCGATCTCCGCTCAGTCTCCTGGGCTGTCGAGGTCGCTGGCGACTCTGTTGGATCCCTCTCTGCCTCTCGCTCTGTTTCTTGGGCCATGTCTGTCAGCGATTCTGGCAACAGCGCTGAGATTGACCCCCAGGACGTCTACCCGTCCACCGCGTGTGTCTTCGTCGCCAA TCTGGCTGAGCCCCGCGACGATGTCGCTCTTGAGGCCGCTGTTACGCGCGCCTTCAGTCGCTTTGGCACTGTGTTTGTCAAGATCCGCCGTGATCACAACAACTTGCCGTTTGCTTTCGTCCAATACacgacggaggaggaggccaaggatgCGATCGAGAGAGGTCGCGGCGTCCCCATTTTTGGCCGCCCCTGCCGCACTGAGATGGTCAAGTCCAACC GATCTTTCATCATTTACAAGCGCGACTGCAGCGAGATCCTGATTGATGAGGCTCGCAAGATCATGGAGACTTTCGGAACGGTCAGCAGCattgaggttgttgatgacgaCACTTGCGAGCGCATGGATTTGCCCTCTTCCGTTTTGGTTGAGTACTCCAGCTTCAACTCGAAGAAAACATTCAGCATG GCCGTTGCCCTGTTCCCTGACTACTACATCGACATGTTCGATGTCCGCAAGCGTGCTGCCAAGAGCAACATTGATCGTGACACAGAATTTCTCCGTCAGTACGATCTCGATCGCCGCTCCATCTACGTTGGCGGCCTTCCTCTTGAcgccaccgaggaggagatgtttGAGATCTTTTCCGATGTTGGCGAGGTCATCAAGGTGAACATGGTGCAGCGCCATAACCAAGAAG GTGCTCTTGCTCGCCAGTTTTGCTTTGTCGAGTTCGACAAGATGGAGACGCCGACTTATGCCATCAACAACCGTGATGGCATGGTCCTCCGTGGCCAGCATTTGACTGTTCAGCGCAAGCAGTCAAAGGTAGCCAAGACCCGTCTTGCGACCCGCTACATCGGCAAGAATGAGCTAACTGAGGTCAACAAGACTCAGCCTCACCACGACGACCAAGTCGCGATTCGTCGTGGTAATTTCACGGGCCAGATCTACAATGGCCCCAACAGCACAGCCAATGCTTTGGCCCGCTATAACAACAACGGCCCTTATGGATACGACCAGGGCCACCAGGGCCACCAGGGCTACCAGGGCCACCAGGGCTACCAGGGCCACCAGAtgcccatccaccaccacgagcCCCAGCATTACCAGCGCTACGCGGGCCCCGCCATGCCCCCAATGCCGTACATCCCCGGCGATGGCGCTGCGGTTGGCATGAGCGGCATGCCTGTCCACCCGGCGACTGTGTCGCCCAGCTTTGCCCAGAGCTTCCCGGTCCACCCCCCAGGACACACCCCTCCTGGCATGATGAGCGCTTGGCcggtcatcaccaacaacaccccgacccgccatcaccaggcgtacaaccccaacccggCCTTCACGCCGACCCAGCGGCGCGCTCCCGACCGGAGCTGTGCCCAGCCTCGCCGAAACCACACTCGGTACTTTTACCAGCCGGCGGACGCCGACATCGTGGAGGAGTAA